A region of uncultured Fusobacterium sp. DNA encodes the following proteins:
- the recJ gene encoding single-stranded-DNA-specific exonuclease RecJ, whose protein sequence is MRDTRWIYKNNSNEIYNNFNLDKDITTLLYNREIIDNKDIKTFLYGGVEDITSPFLLKDIDKAVERLEIAKEKGEPVWIYGDYDVDGITSVSLCYLALKELGYNVKYYIPLRDEGYGLNIEALNHIKSEGGTLVITVDCGISSHKEIAHANDIGIDIIVTDHHEINNGNPPAFAVINPKREDNEYKFKYLAGVGTAFFLISALFERNNLKDELYKYLDIVAIGTVADIVPLLKENRIFVKEGLEYLRRSKWLGINMLIKKIFEDYETRKFNTYDIGFIIAPIFNAAGRLEDAKRAVELFIEKDHRVCSSIISELLSKNNERKEIQEDIFQKAVEKIENEKLYENAVLVVGEEGFHHGVIGIVASKILDRYYKPTIIMEIKKDEGIATASCRSIEGFNIIEALNNFSDLLLKYGGHSGAAGFSIKIENIPEFSKRLNEYAEKTISDIAFVKPIKIDKPLAFYKISYDFLDKISLLEPFGFGNSSPIFSLNNCQFDNLRLIGKDRKHIMLNIIKDGYEFKNCVWFNSDDIFEELVSLTNIDIAFKLKLETFKDKYQYKIFIEDIKESINIENSSIHNFDLYDTTFPIETVIYTRRKLESNELKLTFSDAGITIANNKMYLGTLDNSTEYLLTSLKNMYNLDFNVKLKDVIMKDENYNVHILIDKDYSFRSYAIKQGELFKEIKNFLIQEFQYNSIQKKILSSIFKEKKNIVAYMKRRRGIQTIIQTVGLYFKNINERALLITDENINQKTLSCIDLSNKYSDNFDFYILLNPTIDMIKKVTNKRFLIISEENNLNIENFEIIKDSFSIPENIIFSSENEILNKQHIFCKKLTYEERKNIIKNLTRYKTIYSTEDILCYL, encoded by the coding sequence ATGCGTGATACTAGATGGATTTATAAAAACAATTCCAACGAAATATATAACAATTTTAATTTAGATAAAGACATTACTACTTTGCTTTATAATAGAGAGATTATTGATAATAAAGATATAAAAACTTTCCTATATGGTGGAGTTGAAGATATTACCTCTCCGTTCTTGCTAAAAGATATAGATAAAGCAGTTGAAAGATTAGAAATAGCTAAAGAAAAAGGAGAGCCTGTTTGGATATATGGAGATTATGATGTAGATGGAATTACTTCTGTTTCACTTTGTTATCTTGCCCTTAAAGAGCTTGGTTACAATGTAAAATATTATATTCCTCTTAGAGATGAGGGATATGGGCTAAATATTGAAGCTCTCAATCATATAAAAAGTGAGGGTGGAACTCTTGTTATCACTGTTGATTGTGGAATCTCATCTCATAAAGAGATAGCTCATGCCAATGATATTGGAATAGATATTATTGTTACAGATCACCATGAAATAAACAATGGAAATCCACCTGCCTTTGCAGTAATCAATCCTAAGAGAGAGGATAATGAATATAAGTTCAAATATTTAGCTGGAGTAGGAACAGCTTTTTTCCTTATCTCTGCTCTTTTTGAAAGAAACAATTTAAAAGATGAATTATATAAATATCTTGATATTGTAGCTATTGGAACTGTTGCTGATATTGTTCCTCTATTAAAAGAAAATAGAATCTTTGTAAAAGAAGGACTTGAATATCTTAGAAGAAGTAAATGGCTTGGAATCAATATGCTTATTAAAAAGATCTTTGAAGACTATGAAACTAGAAAATTTAATACCTATGATATAGGGTTTATCATTGCTCCTATATTCAATGCTGCTGGAAGGCTTGAAGATGCTAAAAGAGCTGTTGAGCTTTTTATCGAAAAAGATCATAGAGTATGTTCAAGTATAATTAGTGAACTTCTTAGTAAAAATAATGAGAGAAAAGAGATTCAAGAGGATATTTTCCAAAAAGCTGTGGAAAAAATTGAAAATGAAAAACTTTATGAAAATGCTGTCCTTGTAGTTGGTGAGGAAGGTTTTCATCATGGGGTAATTGGAATTGTAGCTTCTAAAATCCTAGATAGATATTATAAACCTACAATTATTATGGAGATAAAAAAAGATGAGGGAATTGCTACTGCTTCTTGTAGAAGTATTGAAGGATTTAATATTATAGAAGCACTTAATAATTTTTCAGATCTTCTTTTAAAATATGGGGGACATAGTGGAGCTGCTGGTTTCTCTATTAAGATTGAAAATATTCCTGAATTTTCAAAAAGATTAAATGAATATGCTGAGAAAACTATTTCAGACATAGCTTTTGTAAAGCCAATTAAGATTGATAAACCTTTAGCTTTCTATAAGATCTCATATGATTTTCTTGATAAAATATCTCTACTTGAACCTTTCGGCTTTGGAAACTCATCTCCTATCTTCTCTTTAAATAATTGTCAATTTGATAATTTAAGATTGATAGGGAAAGATAGAAAACATATTATGTTAAATATTATAAAAGATGGTTATGAGTTTAAAAATTGTGTTTGGTTTAATAGTGATGATATTTTTGAAGAGTTAGTTTCTCTTACAAATATAGATATAGCCTTTAAATTGAAACTTGAAACCTTTAAAGATAAATATCAATATAAGATTTTTATTGAGGATATAAAAGAAAGCATTAACATTGAAAATAGCAGTATACATAATTTTGATCTATATGATACTACTTTTCCAATAGAAACTGTAATATATACAAGAAGAAAATTAGAGTCTAATGAGTTAAAATTAACTTTTTCAGATGCTGGAATCACTATTGCTAATAATAAAATGTATCTAGGTACATTGGACAATTCCACTGAATATCTTCTTACATCTTTGAAAAATATGTATAACCTTGATTTTAATGTTAAGTTAAAAGATGTTATTATGAAAGATGAAAACTACAATGTACATATTTTAATTGATAAAGATTACTCTTTTAGATCTTATGCTATTAAGCAAGGAGAACTTTTTAAAGAGATTAAAAACTTTTTAATTCAAGAGTTTCAATATAATTCTATTCAGAAAAAAATATTATCTTCTATATTTAAGGAGAAAAAAAATATTGTTGCATATATGAAAAGAAGAAGAGGGATACAAACTATAATTCAAACAGTAGGATTATATTTTAAAAATATTAATGAAAGAGCTTTGTTAATAACAGATGAAAATATAAATCAAAAAACTCTATCTTGTATAGATCTAAGCAATAAATATTCAGATAATTTTGATTTTTATATTCTTTTAAATCCAACTATAGATATGATAAAAAAAGTTACAAATAAAAGATTTTTAATAATTTCAGAGGAAAATAATCTCAATATAGAAAATTTCGAGATTATTAAAGATTCTTTCTCTATTCCTGAGAATATAATCTTCTCCTCTGAAAATGAGATTCTAAATAAACAACATATTTTCTGTAAAAAACTTACGTATGAAGAGAGAAAAAATATTATAAAAAACCTTACAAGATATAAAACTATCTATTCTACTGAAGATATTTTATGTTATCTTTAA
- a CDS encoding dicarboxylate/amino acid:cation symporter, which yields MEKQKIKIGLVPKLIIGIILGILIGMYLPEWVGRLIVTASSLFSMFLKFVIPMMILAFVTMGIADLTQGAGKLLGITAVISYASTLIAGSVSFFVANSLFMSFMDPKALERIAKTAGISVAPYLSLSVTPILDTLAAVLLAFILGLCMSTMRGKEIGNTLYDFMKDFSAIINKVLHTIIVPFLPLYICGTFIDMTRSGKTFAILGILWKVFIIVIIMHLLYLVFAFFVAGGISKKNPLMLLKNQIPGYTTAVGTQSSAATIPVNLECAKADGISEEIRNFVVPLCANIHMAGSMITITACATAVCMMNGLPISINTVVPFIATLGIAMVASPGAPGGSIMTALPFLYMVGLGTEELQAIMIALYITQDSFGTACNVSGDNAIGLIVDAIYKKWIKE from the coding sequence ATGGAAAAACAAAAAATCAAAATCGGTCTTGTACCAAAACTAATTATTGGTATCATTTTAGGTATTCTTATTGGAATGTATCTTCCTGAATGGGTTGGGCGTTTAATAGTAACAGCATCTAGCTTATTTAGTATGTTCTTAAAATTTGTTATCCCTATGATGATTTTAGCATTTGTTACAATGGGAATTGCTGACTTGACTCAAGGAGCAGGAAAACTTCTTGGTATTACTGCTGTAATCTCTTATGCATCAACTTTAATTGCAGGTTCTGTATCATTCTTTGTAGCAAATAGTTTATTTATGAGTTTTATGGATCCAAAAGCATTAGAAAGAATTGCAAAAACAGCTGGAATTTCAGTAGCTCCATACCTTAGCCTTTCAGTTACTCCAATATTAGATACATTAGCAGCAGTGCTTCTTGCATTTATCCTTGGATTATGTATGTCTACAATGAGAGGAAAAGAGATTGGAAATACTCTATATGATTTTATGAAAGATTTCTCAGCTATTATAAATAAAGTTTTACATACTATTATAGTTCCTTTCTTACCATTATATATCTGTGGAACTTTTATAGATATGACTCGTTCAGGTAAAACTTTTGCAATATTAGGAATTCTTTGGAAAGTATTTATCATTGTAATTATTATGCACCTACTATATTTAGTATTTGCTTTCTTTGTAGCTGGTGGAATCTCTAAGAAAAACCCACTTATGCTTCTAAAAAATCAAATTCCTGGATATACAACAGCAGTAGGAACTCAATCTTCAGCAGCAACTATTCCTGTAAACCTTGAATGTGCTAAGGCTGATGGAATATCAGAAGAGATTCGTAACTTTGTTGTACCACTTTGTGCAAATATTCATATGGCAGGTTCAATGATAACAATTACAGCTTGTGCTACTGCAGTTTGTATGATGAATGGACTTCCTATTTCAATCAATACAGTAGTTCCATTTATAGCTACTCTTGGAATAGCTATGGTTGCATCTCCTGGAGCACCTGGAGGATCAATTATGACTGCTCTACCATTCTTATATATGGTTGGACTTGGAACTGAAGAACTTCAAGCTATAATGATTGCTCTTTACATTACACAAGACTCATTTGGTACTGCTTGTAATGTATCTGGAGATAATGCTATTGGACTTATCGTTGATGCAATCTACAAGAAATGGATTAAAGAATAA
- the hslU gene encoding ATP-dependent protease ATPase subunit HslU gives MIKGLTPQKIVEELNKYIISQDEAKKYVAISLRNRDRRKSIDNEELRKEITPKNIILMGPTGVGKTEIARRIAKIANAPFLKVEATKYTEVGYVGKDVESIIKDLVSVTYRKMKEQKYIDLRDEVYDIALEKVAKILKPYDSLNDDEKEKIMSDINQGIYDDQEIEIEKTKKDMDMPIIEVVSGGDEASGIGNILDQVMSNVTGKNRKLTTNVKNAIEIFINEEVEKKLDLDTLNEEVIDNVENNGIIFIDEIDKIAERDGVGKGEVSRQGVQRDILPIVEGSTVMTKLGPVKTDHILFIAAGAFTQSSPSDLMPELQGRFPVRVKLKNLEKEDFIKILTDVEYNLLEQYKAMLATDNVELTFTKGAIERVAELTAQMNEKIENIGARRLASVIEELLREVMYEAPYEEKKKVNVDANFVKKIFKKENEEENLDKYIL, from the coding sequence ATGATTAAAGGACTTACTCCTCAAAAGATAGTTGAGGAACTAAATAAATATATAATATCACAAGATGAAGCTAAAAAATATGTAGCAATCTCTTTAAGAAATAGAGATAGAAGAAAAAGTATAGATAATGAGGAATTAAGAAAAGAGATAACTCCTAAAAATATAATTTTAATGGGACCTACAGGAGTAGGAAAAACTGAAATTGCTAGAAGAATAGCTAAGATTGCCAATGCTCCATTTTTAAAAGTCGAAGCAACTAAATATACAGAAGTTGGATATGTAGGAAAAGATGTAGAGAGTATAATTAAAGATCTTGTATCTGTAACTTACAGAAAGATGAAAGAACAAAAGTATATTGATTTGAGAGATGAGGTATATGATATTGCTTTAGAAAAAGTTGCTAAAATATTAAAGCCATATGATTCATTAAATGATGATGAAAAAGAAAAGATAATGTCAGATATAAATCAAGGAATCTATGATGATCAAGAGATTGAGATAGAAAAAACAAAAAAAGATATGGATATGCCTATAATAGAAGTTGTTTCTGGTGGAGATGAAGCATCGGGAATAGGAAACATATTAGATCAAGTGATGTCAAATGTAACAGGAAAAAATAGAAAGCTTACAACTAATGTAAAAAATGCCATTGAAATTTTTATTAATGAAGAGGTAGAGAAAAAATTAGATTTAGATACTCTTAATGAAGAAGTAATAGACAATGTTGAAAATAATGGGATAATTTTTATTGATGAGATAGATAAAATAGCAGAGAGAGATGGAGTAGGAAAGGGAGAGGTTTCAAGACAAGGAGTTCAAAGGGATATACTTCCAATAGTTGAAGGAAGTACAGTAATGACTAAACTTGGACCTGTTAAAACAGATCATATTTTATTTATTGCAGCAGGTGCATTTACTCAAAGCTCACCATCTGATTTAATGCCAGAACTTCAAGGAAGATTTCCAGTTAGAGTAAAACTTAAAAATCTTGAGAAAGAGGATTTTATTAAAATTTTAACAGATGTAGAATATAACCTTTTAGAACAATATAAAGCTATGCTAGCAACTGATAATGTAGAACTTACTTTTACAAAGGGAGCTATAGAAAGAGTTGCTGAATTGACTGCTCAAATGAATGAAAAAATAGAAAATATTGGAGCAAGAAGATTGGCATCTGTAATTGAAGAGTTGCTGAGAGAGGTAATGTATGAAGCACCTTATGAGGAAAAGAAAAAAGTAAATGTAGATGCAAACTTTGTTAAGAAAATATTTAAGAAAGAGAATGAAGAGGAAAATTTAGATAAGTATATTTTGTAG
- a CDS encoding M20 family metallo-hydrolase — MLDIDVIKRWFDYLYSIGADETGGVTRLGYTKNEDVMHGAIRNFAREMGLKYSSDEVGNTYVYEEDYSEYYLIGSHLDSVISGGRYDGVVGVLAGLLILKWIKENNLNIPLKVVAFRCEESSSFGIATVGSGLITKKLQIEKMKKVKNTEGVSLYEALRFRGYNPECKKIDGILNYFELHIEQGRILEDEGLKIGIINSIAAATRYWLTIDGRQDHSGATPMGMRQDALCAAGEIIIELENIAKRESIHSSVGTVGYLGNYPNAFNVVPGRVKMGLDIRGVDKDSIDRIDDEIVKFIDEVCKKRDLNYELDNISKAIPVKLDENLKNELSEVATKLGIEHKIMNSGAGHDAMKFWDIAPTGMLFIPCRDGVSHNKAEEIDYEDIILGSKIIFEELKQLNSRR; from the coding sequence ATGTTAGATATAGATGTAATAAAAAGGTGGTTTGATTATCTTTACTCAATAGGAGCAGATGAAACAGGAGGAGTTACAAGATTAGGTTACACTAAAAATGAAGATGTAATGCATGGGGCTATTAGAAACTTTGCTAGAGAGATGGGATTGAAATATTCTAGCGATGAGGTTGGTAATACATATGTATATGAAGAGGATTACAGTGAATATTATTTAATTGGTTCACATCTTGATTCTGTTATAAGTGGGGGAAGATATGATGGTGTAGTAGGAGTATTAGCTGGGCTTTTAATTTTAAAATGGATAAAGGAAAATAACTTAAATATTCCTTTAAAAGTTGTAGCTTTTAGATGTGAAGAATCTAGTTCCTTTGGAATAGCAACAGTTGGAAGTGGGCTTATAACTAAAAAACTTCAAATTGAAAAGATGAAAAAAGTAAAAAATACAGAGGGAGTATCTCTATATGAAGCATTGAGATTTAGAGGTTACAATCCAGAGTGTAAAAAAATAGATGGAATCTTAAACTATTTTGAACTTCATATTGAGCAGGGGAGAATTTTAGAAGATGAAGGATTAAAAATAGGGATAATTAACTCTATAGCAGCAGCTACAAGATACTGGCTTACAATAGATGGTAGACAAGATCATTCAGGGGCAACACCAATGGGAATGAGACAAGATGCTCTTTGTGCAGCTGGAGAGATAATTATTGAATTGGAAAATATAGCAAAGAGAGAATCTATTCATAGTAGCGTAGGAACAGTAGGGTATTTAGGAAACTATCCAAACGCCTTTAATGTTGTACCTGGTAGAGTAAAAATGGGGCTAGACATTAGAGGAGTAGATAAAGATAGCATTGATAGAATAGATGATGAGATAGTTAAATTTATAGATGAAGTTTGTAAAAAAAGAGATCTGAATTATGAATTGGATAATATTTCAAAAGCTATTCCAGTAAAATTAGATGAAAATTTAAAAAATGAATTAAGTGAAGTAGCAACTAAATTGGGAATAGAACATAAGATTATGAATAGTGGTGCTGGACATGATGCAATGAAGTTCTGGGATATAGCACCTACTGGAATGCTATTTATTCCTTGTAGAGATGGAGTAAGCCATAATAAAGCTGAAGAGATTGATTACGAGGATATTATTCTTGGAAGTAAAATAATATTTGAAGAATTGAAACAATTAAATAGTAGAAGATAA
- a CDS encoding NCS2 family permease, with translation MSQNTGILENYFKISERGSTVKQEVIGGITTFLAMSYIIFVNPAILGDAGMDRGALITVTCLASALATLLSGVWANAPFALAPGMGLNAFFTYTLVLGKGVPWQTALGIVFISGFFFLILSIGGIREKIANAIPLPLKIAVGGGIGMFITLIGLKNMGVVVANDATLVALGPITTTVLIGIVGLIVSMVLEIERVKGGMLIGILVSTILAFITGNVDVPSQFISMPPSAAPIAMKLDIIGAFKLSLIGPIFSFMFVDLFDTLGTLISCSKQMGMVDEKGHIQGLGKMLYTDVSATIAGAMMGTSTVTTFVESAAGVAIGARTGFASVITALMFIGALFFSPIVGVVPAYATAPALIIVGGYMFKNVKDLDFTDMKSLFPAFIIIVAMPLTYSISIGLSLGFLAYILLHLVTGDFKKINFTLLFIGALCFVNLVV, from the coding sequence ATGTCACAAAACACTGGTATTTTAGAAAATTATTTCAAAATATCTGAAAGAGGAAGTACTGTTAAACAAGAAGTAATAGGAGGAATTACAACATTCTTAGCAATGTCGTATATTATCTTTGTAAACCCTGCTATTCTTGGAGATGCAGGAATGGATAGAGGGGCACTTATTACAGTAACTTGTTTAGCATCAGCTTTAGCAACATTATTGTCTGGAGTTTGGGCAAATGCACCTTTTGCATTAGCACCTGGAATGGGATTAAATGCATTCTTTACTTATACACTTGTATTAGGAAAGGGTGTACCTTGGCAAACTGCATTAGGGATTGTATTTATTTCTGGATTCTTTTTCCTTATTCTTTCAATAGGAGGAATCAGAGAGAAGATAGCTAATGCTATACCTTTACCATTAAAAATAGCTGTTGGTGGAGGAATTGGAATGTTTATTACTTTAATTGGTCTTAAAAATATGGGAGTTGTTGTAGCTAATGATGCAACATTAGTAGCATTAGGACCAATAACAACAACTGTATTAATAGGAATTGTTGGTTTAATAGTTTCTATGGTACTTGAGATTGAACGTGTAAAAGGTGGAATGTTAATAGGAATTCTTGTTTCTACAATATTAGCATTTATTACTGGTAATGTAGATGTTCCATCACAATTTATCTCTATGCCACCAAGTGCAGCACCTATAGCTATGAAATTAGATATTATAGGAGCATTTAAACTATCATTAATTGGACCAATATTCTCATTTATGTTTGTTGACCTATTTGATACTTTAGGAACTTTAATTTCTTGTTCAAAACAAATGGGAATGGTTGATGAAAAAGGACACATTCAAGGGCTTGGAAAAATGCTTTATACAGACGTTAGTGCAACAATAGCAGGAGCTATGATGGGAACAAGTACTGTTACAACTTTTGTTGAATCAGCAGCAGGAGTAGCAATTGGAGCAAGAACAGGATTTGCATCTGTAATAACTGCACTTATGTTTATAGGGGCATTATTCTTCTCTCCAATAGTTGGAGTAGTTCCAGCATATGCAACAGCACCAGCTCTTATTATAGTTGGAGGATATATGTTTAAAAATGTAAAAGACTTAGATTTTACAGATATGAAATCATTATTCCCAGCATTTATTATAATAGTAGCTATGCCACTTACTTATAGTATCAGTATAGGATTAAGTTTAGGATTCCTTGCTTATATCTTACTTCACCTTGTAACTGGAGATTTCAAGAAAATTAACTTTACACTACTATTTATTGGAGCTCTTTGTTTTGTAAACCTTGTAGTGTAG
- a CDS encoding RluA family pseudouridine synthase, whose product MEYIIDKEYENVRLDRFLRKKYEDISLTEIFKGIRTGKVKVNGKKSKENYRLQLGDIVKVFFNGGETKEEKPVSIENREIEKIKKSIVYEDEKVLIFNKKNNMVMHKGSGYEYGISEMIKSYLKNENFNFVNRIDKATSGLIIGAKSLVVARELAEDIRNRDIEKKYYILVNGRVREKEFKIKSWLKKVEDRVIEVEEFQEGAKESTSSFKVVEHGKNCTLLEGTLGSGRTHQLRVQLANRGNYIIGDNKYGKGKEKMMYLFSHYVKIERYGIEINLPIPKEFLDRLGNN is encoded by the coding sequence GTGGAATATATAATAGATAAAGAATATGAAAATGTAAGATTAGATAGATTTTTGAGAAAAAAATATGAAGATATATCTCTAACAGAGATTTTTAAAGGAATTAGAACTGGTAAAGTAAAGGTAAATGGAAAAAAAAGTAAAGAGAATTATAGACTTCAATTAGGAGATATAGTTAAAGTATTTTTCAATGGTGGAGAGACTAAAGAGGAGAAACCAGTTTCTATTGAAAATAGAGAGATAGAAAAAATAAAAAAATCTATAGTTTATGAAGATGAAAAAGTTTTAATTTTTAATAAAAAAAATAATATGGTAATGCACAAGGGAAGTGGCTATGAATATGGTATCTCTGAGATGATAAAATCATATTTAAAAAATGAAAACTTTAACTTTGTAAATAGAATAGATAAGGCAACTTCTGGACTTATAATAGGAGCAAAATCTTTAGTTGTAGCTAGAGAATTAGCTGAGGATATAAGAAATAGAGATATTGAAAAAAAATACTATATTCTTGTAAATGGAAGAGTTAGAGAGAAAGAGTTTAAAATTAAAAGTTGGCTGAAAAAAGTTGAAGATAGAGTTATTGAAGTTGAAGAGTTTCAAGAGGGAGCAAAGGAGAGTACAAGTAGTTTTAAGGTAGTGGAGCATGGGAAAAACTGTACTTTATTAGAAGGAACTCTTGGAAGTGGAAGAACTCATCAACTTAGGGTGCAACTAGCTAATAGAGGAAATTATATAATAGGTGATAATAAATATGGAAAAGGTAAAGAAAAAATGATGTATTTATTCTCACATTATGTTAAAATAGAAAGATATGGAATTGAGATAAATTTGCCAATTCCAAAGGAATTTTTAGATAGGTTAGGCAACAATTAA
- the rodA gene encoding rod shape-determining protein RodA translates to MGRRREFRLGLKKMKKMNIFLLLNALIIVVISILTIYSATIHKNSSFYKKELFWGVIGIFVYLFFSFVDYRKYAKYYKVLYIINIGILASVYVLGVKRLGAQRWIDLGPISIQPSEIGKVLAILTLSEFLVVKYRDRFVGLKSVIVAGLHILPIMLLILKQPDLGTTLILTMTFCVIIFMHGIDWKTIIIMGMGGIISVPAAYFFLLKPYQRQRVLTFLNPEADLLGSGWNVTQSMIAIGSGGMYGKGFLQSTQSKLRFLPEAHTDFIGSVFLEERGFVGGLVLLGLYFLLIVQIVYIADTTEDKYGKLICYGIASIFLFHLIINVGMIMGIMPVTGKPLLLMSYGGTSLLISFMMLGIVQSVKLYRD, encoded by the coding sequence ATGGGAAGAAGAAGAGAGTTCAGATTAGGTTTAAAAAAGATGAAGAAAATGAATATCTTTCTTTTACTTAATGCATTAATAATAGTGGTTATTAGTATTTTAACTATATATAGTGCAACAATACATAAAAACTCATCTTTTTATAAAAAAGAGTTATTTTGGGGAGTTATAGGAATTTTTGTTTATCTATTTTTCTCTTTTGTAGATTATAGAAAATATGCAAAGTACTATAAAGTTCTCTATATTATAAATATAGGAATTTTGGCTTCAGTATATGTTTTAGGTGTAAAAAGATTAGGGGCACAAAGATGGATAGATTTAGGACCTATTAGTATACAACCTTCAGAAATAGGAAAGGTTTTAGCAATACTTACTCTTTCAGAATTTTTAGTAGTAAAATATAGAGATAGGTTTGTTGGATTAAAAAGTGTTATTGTAGCTGGATTGCATATTCTTCCTATAATGCTTCTTATACTGAAACAACCAGATTTAGGAACAACTCTTATTTTAACAATGACATTTTGTGTAATTATTTTTATGCATGGAATAGATTGGAAAACTATAATAATTATGGGAATGGGAGGAATTATTTCTGTACCAGCAGCATATTTTTTCCTTTTAAAACCATATCAAAGACAGAGAGTGCTTACATTTTTAAATCCAGAGGCTGATTTATTAGGAAGTGGTTGGAATGTTACCCAATCAATGATAGCTATAGGTTCTGGTGGAATGTATGGAAAAGGATTTCTACAGAGTACTCAAAGTAAGTTAAGATTTCTTCCAGAAGCCCATACAGACTTTATAGGTTCTGTATTTTTAGAGGAGAGAGGTTTTGTAGGAGGACTTGTTCTCTTAGGACTATATTTTTTACTTATAGTGCAGATAGTTTATATAGCTGATACCACAGAGGATAAGTATGGGAAATTAATATGTTATGGAATAGCGTCTATATTTCTATTTCATTTAATAATTAATGTTGGAATGATAATGGGAATAATGCCTGTAACAGGTAAACCATTGTTGCTTATGAGTTATGGAGGAACCTCTCTTCTTATAAGCTTTATGATGTTAGGAATTGTTCAAAGTGTAAAATTGTATAGAGATTAG
- the dut gene encoding dUTP diphosphatase, which produces MEKVIVKIVRENDKIELPKYETPGAAGMDIRANITEPIVLGSLERTLVPTGLKIAIPEGYEVQVRPRSGLALKYGITLLNTPGTIDSDYRGELKIIVANMSKDAYTINPGERIGQLVLNKVEQIEWEVVETLDETERGAGGFGHTGK; this is translated from the coding sequence ATGGAAAAAGTAATAGTAAAGATAGTTAGAGAAAATGATAAAATTGAATTACCAAAATATGAAACACCTGGAGCTGCAGGAATGGATATTAGAGCTAATATCACTGAACCAATAGTATTAGGATCTTTAGAGAGAACTTTAGTTCCAACAGGATTAAAAATAGCTATACCAGAGGGATATGAAGTTCAAGTTAGACCAAGAAGTGGGCTTGCATTAAAATATGGAATTACACTTTTAAATACTCCTGGAACAATTGATAGTGACTATAGAGGAGAGTTAAAGATAATAGTGGCTAATATGAGTAAAGATGCTTATACAATTAATCCTGGAGAAAGAATAGGGCAATTAGTTTTAAATAAAGTTGAACAAATTGAGTGGGAAGTTGTAGAAACTCTTGATGAAACAGAAAGAGGAGCAGGAGGATTTGGACATACAGGTAAATAG